Proteins co-encoded in one Pocillopora verrucosa isolate sample1 chromosome 1, ASM3666991v2, whole genome shotgun sequence genomic window:
- the LOC131789300 gene encoding attractin-like protein 1 produces MFVVSSIRRSMSTLIFVLFVVLGCFVSLSNQCDKNSDCKNGYCRAGMCICNPGWWGNLCQFCRLRLDQDSGIITDGDGKYASASKCSWLIESKKPNSTIHLNLEEVATECTWDNLYIYDGKSVKSPLIAVISGIIRDASKDRFADGPVLRFEAKSGAAFLYFYSDKYYVEDGFRIRYSITKDCSARCSFHGHCDSNELCVCDAGWTGLSCDIQTCITECVNGYCDNSTRLCVCDSGFTGASCNITGDRGHWIHHSSTGQDLIQGRASHASALLGDYMWVFGGYSLISEPFENLIRYHIPSDSWQVILPAVNSTRGPSRRYGHSMIAYNSTLYIFGGRIGKKATNQLWSFDTEKLEWDLVTSDGDSPLYLAGHTATLVDSTMIVLFGFGPNRGYTDRVQEFDLETGKWSIYTTPTEIIAPSYGHSSVYDPVGKLIYVYGGIASVGSDKLSTALTSYDPKARIWKSLKNSSFPRFLHSAVLLGDLMLVFGGSSHNGTSQGQSDFPCFSMDFVAYSLTCDEWKRMPESGLLKSAGRYGHTAVQVNRTMYVFGGFQGVVFSDILSFTPGPCDLIKDKETCQNHLNTSECVWNDSTSLCIGPESCVQPEVTVEKKCSEMNDSCSRCTSSLHGCSYCEGICVKGACPDGQEKIVSPAKCDKKQTSYKKCEGSNCKEKSCHKSTSCEECALGCMWCESQKLCVANNAYTVNFPFGQCRGWVQGKCSTVRCSGMKTCADCHTLPGCGWCDDGSGTGLGQCMDGGDDGPFTKPTNSSMNQCLADRWYFMKCPDCQCNGHSKCINRNICKKCEHQTDGPHCEVCAAGYFGDAKNGGKCEACQCNGHADTCDVKTGVCDCFDRYVTGDNCERCDDGVRSTVIVGNATNGGHCYNKLNSNYEYTYNVSNKTRISFLNIPEKDDIDVEITVRVKEGKSALMNLSYSSDALEEETLVHSREIGSYQQTFSYGVFSFGRRDKFTFKVHIFEIKGFITLEIAFLQSRKFLILNFFITFFACFFSLLFVVALAWKIKVRYSNYVMARHRHEEMKLMASRPFAKVGLALTEPVQLETKKKPLSAIAIQPTENHEADVGVFVMRLPGSENGFTPVGQMGVCCATALITRGQVTTQSLHMPVMKGTVVKRSSMVRTCCM; encoded by the exons ATGTTTGTTGTGAGTAGTATACGGAGGTCTATGTCGACActcatttttgttctttttgtggTATTAGGATGTTTCGTTTCGCTTTCAAACCAGTGTGACAAGAATAGCGACTGTAAAAATGGCTACTGTAGAGCGGGTATGTGTATTTGCAATCCAGGATGGTGGGGAAATCTTTGCCAGTTTTGTCGCCTCAG ACTGGACCAAGATAGTGGAATAATTACTGATGGAGATGGTAAATATGCCAGTGCATCAAAATGCTCATGGCTAATAGAATCCAAAAA gCCAAATAGCACTATTCATTTGAATTTGGAAGAAGTTGCAACTGAGTGTACTTGGGATAATTTGTATATTTATGATGGAAAATCTGTCAAAAGTCCTTTAATAGCCGTGATAAG TGGAATTATTAGAGATGCATCGAAAGACAGATTTGCTGATGGTCCGGTGCTACGGTTTGAAGCCAAATCAGGGGCAgcatttctctatttttataGTGATAAATACTATGTTGAAGATGGATTCAGGATAAGATATAG caTCACCAAAGATTGTTCAGCAAGATGCAGTTTCCATGGCCACTGTGATTCAAATGAACTCTGCGTCTGTGATGCAGGATGGACTGGTCTCAGTTGTGATATTCAGACCTGTATAACTGAGTGTGTCAATGGATACTGTGATAACAGCACAAGACTGTGTGTGTGTGACTCGGGATTCACTG GTGCGTCTTGCAATATTACAGGAGACAGAGGGCACTGGATACACCATTCATCAACAGGCCAAG ACCTAATTCAAGGCCGAGCATCTCATGCTTCTGCTCTTCTGGGTGACTACATGTGGGTCTTTGGTGGCTATTCATTAATCTCAGAGCCATTTGAGAACCTTATCAG ATATCACATTCCTAGTGACAGTTGGCAAGTAATATTGCCAGCTGTCAATTCAACCAGGGGTCCATCCAGGCGTTATGGTCACTCAATGATTGCTTATAAT tcAACCCTGTATATATTCGGTGGTAgaataggaaaaaaagcaaccaaTCAACTATGGTCTTTCGATACTGAAAAGCTAGAGTGGGACTTGGTAACCAGTGATGGTGATTCCCCTCTTTACCTCGCTGGACACACAGCTACTCTGGTTGACTCCACAATGATTGTCCTGTTTGGTTTTGGACCCAATAGAGGCTATACAGACAGAGTTCAAGAATTTGACTTGG AGACTGGAAAATGGAGCATATACACGACTCCCACAGAGATTATTGCCCCGTCATATGGACACAGCAGTGTTTATGATCCAGTGGGGAAATTAATCTACGTTTACGGTGGGATTGCCTCAGTGGGTTCTGATAAGCTCTCTACTGCACTGACATCTTATGATCCAAAAGCAAGGATATG GAAATCTCTCAAAAACAGCAGTTTTCCTCGCTTTCTGCATTCTGCTGTTTTACTGGGTGACCTGATGTTAGTATTTGGTGGTAGTTCACACAATGGTACATCACAGGGGCAGTCTGACTTTCCATGCTTTTCCATGGACTTTGTTGCATACAGCTTGA CCTGTGATGAGTGGAAGAGGATGCCTGAGTCAGGACTTTTAAAATCTGCTGGACGTTATGGACACACTGCTGTGCAAGTCAACAG AACCATGTATGTTTTTGGAGGATTTCAAGGGGTTGTCTTTAGTGACATTTTATCATTCACTCCAG gaCCTTGTGATTTGATTAAGGATAAAGAAACATGCCAAAACCACTTAAACACATCTGAGTGCGTATGGAATGACTCCACCTCTTTGTGCATTGGACCAGAGAGTTGTGTACAGCCAGAGGTCACAG TGGAAAAAAAGTGCTCAGAAATGAATGACAGCTGTAGTAGATGTACTTCCAGTTTACATGGCTGTTCATATTGCGAAGGAATATGTGTGAAAGGAGCATGTCCTGATGGTCAG gaaaaaattgtttctccaGCAAAGTGTgataaaaagcaaacatcataCAAGAAATGTGAAG GTTCAAATTGTAAAGAGAAGTCATGCCACAAATCGACATCTTGTGAAGAATGTGCATTAGGTTGTATGTGGTGTGAGTCACAGAAGCTCTGTGTGGCTAACAATGCCTACACTGTGAATTTCCCTTTTGGCCAGTGCCGTGGTTGGGTCCAAGGGAAGTGTTCAA CTGTGCGCTGTTCCGGCATGAAGACCTGTGCTGACTGCCACACCCTTCCTGGTTGTGGCTGGTGTGATGACGGATCAGGGACTGGGTTGGGGCAGTGTATGGACGGAGGAGATGATGGCCCTTTTACTAAACCAACAAACTCTTCAATGAACCAGTGCCTAGCAGACCGCTGGTACTTTATGAAGTGTCCAG ATTGCCAGTGTAATGGACACAGCAAATGCATCAATAGGAACATCTGTAAAAAGTGCGAGCATCAGACGGACG GGCCTCATTGTGAGGTGTGTGCGGCTGGTTATTTCGGTGATGCAAAGAATGGTGGAAAGTGTGAAG CTTGCCAATGTAACGGTCACGCGGACACATGTGATGTTAAGACTGGAGTCTGTGATTGTTTTGACCGTTATGTGACTGGGGATAACTGCGAAAG ATGTGACGACGGAGTTCGTTCCACGGTGATCGTTGGTAACGCAACAAATGGCGGTCACTGTTACA ATAAACTCAACAGTAATTATGAATACACGTACAATGTGTCCAACAAGACAAGAATAAGCTTCCTCAACATTCCTGAAAAG GACGACATCGATGTGGAAATTACTGTGAGAGTCAAAGAGGGCAAGTCTGCTCTGATGAATTTGTCGTACAGCTCAG ATGCTTTAGAGGAAGAAACACTCGTGCACTCTCGGGAAATAGGGTCCTACCAGCAAACCTTCTCATATGGCGTCTTTTCGTTTGGCCGCCGGGACAAATTCACCTTTAAGGTTCACATTTTTGAAATCAAAGGATTCATTACCCTTGAG atTGCGTTCCTCCAGAGTCGTAAGTTCCTGATTCTCAACTTCTTTATTACGTTTTTCGC ctgtttcttttcccttctgTTTGTGGTGGCCCTTGCGTGGAAGATTAAAGTCAGATATTCAAACTATGTCATGGCTCGG CATCGTCATGAAGAGATGAAACTAATGGCCAGCCGACCATTTGCCAAAGTGGGTTTGGCTCTCACAGAGCCAGTTCAACTAGAAACAAAGAAG AAACCACTATCGGCTATTGCTATCCAACCAACGGAAAATCACGAAGCTGACGTGGGAGTGTTCGTAATGAGATTACCGGGATCAGAAAATGGCTTCACTCCTGTTGGTCAGATGGGTGTGTGCTGCGCAACCGCGCTTATTACACGCGGGCAAGTGACTACCCAGAGTCTTCACATGCCTGTGATGAAAGGGACAGTTGTCAAGAGATCTAGTATGGTCAGGACCTGTTGTATGTGA